In Rissa tridactyla isolate bRisTri1 chromosome 5, bRisTri1.patW.cur.20221130, whole genome shotgun sequence, the sequence CAGTCCTCACAGGCTAACAAAGAGATATTTCTACCTGAGGCAAATGCCAAGAGGCTCCACGACTATCAGTCATGGTCAGACTTCTATCAGTTGATGCgggtttttttcacagtaaatatACAGGGTATATTATTTACCTGGTTTGAGTTGCAACATCATCAAAAGCTGCTGACATCTAGAAGTATACCCTAGCATTGTCATTAGGCACATGAAGGTGTTACTATTGCTAAAATTGTTCCTCTGACCCCAGTTGTAGGACTCCCTGGTATTTCTATGCAAGTTTTGCCATGCTACAAAGTGCTACAAGTTTTGCCATGCTACAAAGTGCTACATGTAGCAAAGTGctacaaaagcagcaaaaatctAATTAGAAAAGCCCTGTAAGTCAATGACACAAAGCCAAGAGAGCAAACCTGGGCTGATTTCCCAGCACCTCTTAACATCCAGGGGTGCTGGGATGATGTTTTGCAGGGTAAGAAAGTCTTTCAAACAGGACTGACCAGGGCATTCCGCACTCCAGTAATTCTGATGTGTGTACTCACACATGAAAACTGCTACAAATACCTCTTTTTCAATTGCAGAACCTTATTTATCATATCGTGTAGCTTACAACAGGCTTAGTCTTTCTATCACAAAAGCGGGAAGTCAACTACATGTTCTGACTACGTTTGTTTACCTCAGCAACGTACCCATCGGATGTGTAGGCATTACATGACCGTCAACAAATATCTCATACATTGTCAATATAAATCTTGTATATAGTTTGCGTCTCATCACTGCTGAATGCAATAGAGTAATTTGTCAATGCCCAACATTTATTGCATGGATTAGATGCATAAAATTTTCTCACAGCTCTGGCTTAGGAGCGACTGCAATCACGGCACAGGGTCCTCTGGAGCAATTTCTGAAAGATATCAGCATTCATGTCCGCTTTCATAATTTTCTTCACAAATAGCTATGGAAGCTGGTCATATCCATCTGTTCTTGTTGTCTCCACCGTGGCAACGTGATCCGTAATGGAGTCATTTGTTGCAATGTATCACTTCAGTTGTGTTGTACTTATTACCCATTTGTTTAATACCACATGGCCTGCATTGCAAGAAACGTATACTGGCTCTTTCCCATTAATCTTGTCCATCATTCTGTATCATCTGGAGACTCGTCACCCCCTTATTTAGAGATCTAGGCTATTTATGAGTGTGTTTAGAAATAAAAGTCTTAGCTGGTCCCTTTCTCCACTGCGACAACAGATAAGAATCACAACAATTTCCCTCTTCTAAATATTGTCACCATTcatgtatatttaaataatacttaaggaattttatttaaatgtaaatatgccAGAACTAACTATTCTCCTTCTAAATCCTGTCAACAAGTTCTAAGGGAAAAGAAATTTTACTAAAAGAGTTAACTTTATATGCAACCTGAAAATAAATGCACGAGACCCCAGAATCATGGAAACACCTCTTGGAAGACCGCAGGAGCATATATCCTATTTCAAGAGTCAGGAAATTAATGTCTAAGGCTGAGTATGCTCACCTATGGTGCTGGTGAAGGATGAAATCAAACATTTGCTCTCCTGAAGTGAAGGGGGAAAACTCCTGCAGCCTTTAGACCAGACCTCTGACGACGTTTCAAAGAACGCTGTCACTTTTAACTCTCCCttcctgaaacatttttctaGAGCTTTCTTCTGGCTGATATGGTTAGGAACACCTGctagaatgtgaaaaaaatacgttactacaaatattaaaaagaagtaaaatgtgaCTACTGGAAAAAGACAAAGTATACATCTGCAAACTCAGTCTATACCTTAGGAAAAAGCGGTACAATTTGCCGCTGTCTGATTATTGTTTAGCAGTACCACAATTTATTAGGTTATTAACTCGGAAGACTCCCACCACGATCCTGAACAGTACAGTGCACCTCCAGACGTACTCACAGCTGCATGTCCCGTTTCAAAAGGTACAACCTTGTTACGGACCGGAGCTCAGCCAGTGCCATGCCTTCTGATAGCGCAGGCTGGCGTGACACAATCCTCCCACTCCAAAGACATGAAGACAGCTCGCTCCACCCGTGCTCCCCGATGGATGATGCGGGCCAGGCAGCTCGGTTTAAATGCTGGCTTGATGCCTTACTAAAGCTCGTAGTACAGATCAACGAGGTCTATAAGTGCAGATCCTGTGGAGCCATCTCAGGTCCCAGAGCCCGCAGGCAGGCAACCGGCAGGCCTCACGGAGGCCAGCACACTCCACCTTGCCCCCGGGAACGAGCCctcgctgctgctcctccagcccttccctccagAAGCCACCCGTGAGACGCGGGGGGACTGAGCAGCCTTCCTCAACCCGAGCATTGCTTCACCTTAAGGGTAAAAACAAACCGGCAGCTTAGATTTAAGAATTACCCCGTTTAAGGGAAACCGAAAGGGCTAGTTTATGGCGCGAGCTCCGCCGGGCAGGGGGCGGGAAGAGGCCGGGAGAGCGAGGGAGGGCTGAGGTGGGCGCGGAGGGTCAGGCCTGCCGCAGCCCCGGGAAAGTCTGCTCTCCGCGCCCCGCAGGCCGCCTCCTCTCCCCGCCGCTGCTCCCTCGCGGGAGGGGATGTGCCCgaccgggcccggcccggccctgccctgccgccgGCGGCCGCTgggggctcccgccgccgcggcgcggccCGCCATTGTCGGGGGCATGGAGGGCGAGAGCACGTCGGCCCTGCTCTCGGGCTTCGTCTTCGGCGCCCTCGCCTTCCAGCACCTCAGCACCGACTCGGACACGGTGGGTGCCGCGGTCCCCGCCGGCGGGaagggacggggcggggcgggtcacggcgggcggggggagcggagggaggggcGGCCGTCGGAGGCGCGGGcagcccgccgccgccatggcggagccgccgccgggcctcccccggcccccaccgGGAACCCGCTGCCGGGGAGGGCCCCACGGACACCCGGGGTCTCGCTGCATGCCGTGCTGGAACAGGGCTTTGCAGCGTATTCCCTCCTCGCTGCAATGGAGGTGGCTTTCCGTGCTGACGAATGCCGGGAAAtcgtggggttttggttttttttttttttttttgcttttaaaacggGGAGGTGCGGGCCAGCGAACGGCCGGCGACAGCCACGGACTGACCGAAATGCGGGTCAGGCCTTCTGGGCTAAGCCTCGGAGGCGGGCATCACCTGCACCGCCACAAACTGCTCGCTTGTGAAGGAAAACAGGAATGGAAAATAGCTCAGTACACAgtccaactgtttttttttccttaaatgcagTGAGAACctactctgtttaaaaaaacccattcattttgacagcttttttcctctcctgaagaCAGCGTTTACACTGTGAATAACAGACAAAGTCCCATTCAATGCTGCTGTTaatgtgaacttttttttctctccacctctAAAGGAAGGTTTTCTCCTTGGAGATGTGAAAGGTGAAGCCAAGAACAGCATTACTGACTCACAAATGGATGATGTTGAAGTTGTTTATACAATCGGTTAGTCTGTCCACATTTAATACCACGCTTGGGTTTGCTGCTTGCTTACAGCAGGATCAAAGCTGCTAGATCCTGGGTTCCAcattgacagaaaaaaaacaaaacaaaaaacaacaaaacccccacatgAAAGAGTTACTTTGTAGCATTTTAACTGataaaaaaatttacaattttactgcagaaaataatttaacaaaaacactAGTTCTTAGTTCCTTGAATAGCTCATCTTTGCCAAATATTTTGTTACATTAAAGGTAATTTAGGGCTTACACTCCTTCTTCGTCTTGGCCACATCACAAACTTTCCTGGACTAGATTTGCCCTGGAAAAACTTGGCCTGTTTCAGTGATGTGAATATAACGTGTTAGCATCTAATTTGGAATTTATTTACCTAATTTGGAACTTATTGTGTGTGAAGGCTGCAAACAATTCATTTACTTCACTGAGCAGATGCCAGAtgcatttttcttgattttatactAGCCCGTAACAAAAACATCTGTATACATGCATACACATTTGACTCCAttcctttaaaatgcagttacacaaaaagaaagaaaacaaggcaaTACAGTGTGTACCCTCTTTCCAATCTTCCTGAAAAAACGGTAGGGAGAAGTTCCATCCCATTTGCTAGTTTTACCCTAGTTTACAATTATGGTGTAACACTTTCCTCCACTGAGTctcacaaatgaaacaaaaataagggGAAATTTTTGTGGTGGCATCGATCAAGTTACCCAGAGTCTCATCATCACATTCACATAGGCAGAGTTAGTTGCTacaaagtttggggtttttttagttaacTTGTGAAAATGAAAGTAGTGGAGaatttgggaaaagaaagggatttaGAATGCCATTAGAtcacttactgtttttttttttctcgtagTCAGTCTTCTCATTCTCATCATCTACCCTACGAGTTTCTGTTTTCCAGCCTCATCTTTCTTACTAACAGCATCCATGCCTTGCTGCAGAGTAACTCAAGTGAAATCCTTCATATTACGTACTACTGTACTCAACAGAAAGGAGGGAAAACTAAAGTGCCCAATTTGATTTTTCActtgataaaacagaaaaatgtattaaaaaatacagtttatataAGTAGTTCcctttacatttgaaaaattatttagaatatttaaaaaaaatatttcctttcttaacCTTATTTAATAGATTTTAATGCATTTGATTAAGAAATTATATAGCATTCTTTCTTGGTTCTACCAGTTATATTCTGATCATAGCATCCAGAAGAATATACATCTTGAACTGCTGAACCCAGAATAATACTCCGTTTCTCTTTCAGATATACAAAAGCATATTCCATGCTACCAGTTGTTCAGGTAAGAACCTTAAGTAAACAGATACGAAAAAGTTAAATGAACCCTACCTTGAATTCTTCAAGGGTTAAAGTTACATTACGTTACTGAGAAAAATCACACAGCTATAACTACAGTAGCCATATCAACTCCTTGGAATTACAGATGCAAAATATCTTATGTTATTCCTACCTGGGTTCTCcgtgaggtttttttggtgtttgtctATGCATACAGAAAGAGAGATATGCCATACTGCACCTTCAGGTGAGCTATGATACCATATAAACTACAGAATAATGTcaacatactgaaaaaaaatgtttttctaaaagcatacacctcaaaaaaaaaaagaaagaaagaaaaaggtagcaGCAGCCATAGGCTTCTAAGGAGGCCAGAAGAAGAAACACTTCTTGACCCCATGGCAGGAGTAGTTTCAAGGACTAGTTATATAGAATACTTAATACTGTAATATATAATAATACTAATATAATAACACTATATAATAATATAGTATTACtctaataaataataatgttatAATACTTTATAATACTAGTTATTTATAATACTAAATAATTCCCATCATAGATGGGAACACAACTGTGCAGGTTTGCACCCTTAAAAGAGGACAATCACAACATAATTTCCttctcaaatatttctgaaagtgaATAAACCCAGATGTTATTAGAAAGGCATTTCATATCAAATTGAAGGCATCTTACTGTTTTGTAGTTAAGAGAGCACAGATGCTACCTTCAACTTGTGTCCCAGTAGCACTGATGCTAGAACAGCATCCAGGTTGTACGAGACCACATATACACAATACATAGCTATTTCAGTAATGAAATTAACTGCACTGTCCTAGCAGATAAGCTGTGTCATGATATCTTTATGCTTACCGGGGAAAAAAGCTATTAAAGTGAGATGACTGCAAGACTACTAGGGAGTAATTAGTTCTacagtagcattttttttcctctaattgtCCTAATTTTCTTCTAGCTTCTATAATTCTGCAGGAGAACTGAATGAACTTGCCCTGAAGAAAATACTATCGGGCTGTAAGAAGGTATTTATTTTCAAACCTAAACCATACCAAGAAGGTTACTCAGATTTTTGGGGCTGTTCTGCATACCTCGTGTAtcaaggtgtttttttctctcctctttttaaaaaaaatcttgtatctAGTCCCTCACACTGCTGGGCAAGGCAGCTGCATCATCTTTCCCCCCTTGAAAGAACAGTTTAGATTAATTTTTCACTAGGGTTTGCCTACATATAcgtcaactttatttttttcttactcatttcTCAAGCAACCAGTTCAAGTATCCCAAAGGAATTCTACTGATTTCTAGATGAAAATCAGTTAGGTCAGCTCACTCAAGTGGTTAAGTGCCActtgaccaaaaagaaaaatttgcagtCTTCTCCACAGAAGAAAGGTTCACAAGGGGAAAGTAGAAGCTGGAAAAGTGACAGAGAGCAAGACAGCAGAATCAAGTTTGCAGAGCTTCAGTACAGAAAACAGGCCAGTTCAAGACatggttttgaaggaaaaagagaagttgtCATACTGCCATTAGGCTTAGATGGTTTTGAGTGTTTCAACTAACTGCTTGAATATGTACCGTTCAGATTCATGACTTTGTACTGTATCCTCTAACTTGCTTCAATATGACACACAGGGACAGCATGATTCAACAGTAATAATGAATTTTCTTCTGCCTGCAGAATGTAATAGGATGGTACAAATTCAGACGTAACACGGACCAGACTATGACATTCCGGGAAAGACTTCTTCATAAGAATTTACAGTCACATCTATCAAATCAGGGCCTTGTATTCCTTTTATTAACCTCTAGCGTGATGACAGAAAGCTGTTCTACTTACAGACTGGAACATGCCTTACATCGTCCACAAGAAGGGTAATTGGTTTGTTCTCTAGTTTTAACAAAGCAGTAGCACAGCATGTGCCACCACTTGgaacagtttggttttttctttgttgcagCTGAGTTATTGTTAACACTGCTTATTTTAGCCTTAAAACTTAAACATTAAATAAGATTATGCGTTATATTGCTAGAGCTCAGTTGAAATCTTACCCTGGAGTTCTGATCAGGGATTTGCCCTTGTAACTATCTGTAGTGACAGTGTCAATGGTCAGGCACTGTCAGTGCACTTATGCACATAAGCTGTTCTTGATCAATTTTGTGTTAAGTATGGGAGTGCAACTATGCATGGTGTTCACCTTCACATAgcattgaaatatttaaattggtGGTAATTTTCAGTTATCTTCAGAGATATGCTGCCCATAGGCTATGCTTAACAAGCAAGTTGCATTGTTATGTGACTCAAACCCAgaaacagggggggaaaaaaacccaaacctagaGGCATTGCTCGGTCATTTTGCTCTTGCAGTTTGCCTTTAGCTGTAAGTGATGTGATACATTCAGCAAGACCTCACTATATTGTAAACCTCCATCTGGGATGCTTAATGGTCAAGAACTTTTAACTATCAAAGAGAGGCCTTTGGATGTTAATAAGTTATGTTCTCATACTCCTGCTTTTTAAGTCTTTTCCAGAAAGTTCCTTTGGTGGTTACCAACTTGGGTATGGCAGAACAGCAAGGCTACAGAACAGTGTCTGGTTCCTGTATATCTTCTGGCTTTGTGAGAGCAGTAAGACAACACAGGTACAATATATGCCATATTTAATGGTAGCTATAGCTTTCGGATAAGGATAGTTATCTTTCTATAAAAGTATTTAAGTGCTTTTGCAGATGCTACAGCCATACCCTGCTCACTTGTTGACCTGTTCCCTGCAATTATGTACCTTTCCAAGGTACTTGGAAATCAGTTAAGTCCCATACTTTGCCATGAGAGCAGCTGTCTGTCTCAACATAGGCAGCTAGTGTTGAAGCTCAAAATGCTTCTTTATTCATTATAGCTCCTAGTAAGCAAGCACTAGGATCATTAACTTGCAATTACACAATTATATTCTTGGTCTACAGGTCAGAATTCTTTTACGAAGATGGATCCTTACAAGAGGTTCATAAGATAAATAAGATGTATGCCACCTTGCAGGAGGAACTGAAGGTAAGTCAAGCATACCTGCCTATACCATCACCTTTGGCAGTACTACGAGTCTAGCAAAGGGTACACCATCTTGCACTAAATGATGAACAAAGCTGTGTCTTGGAAGCACGTATTGAAAAATCAGGGAGTTCCGTGTACTATTAGCTGTACACCGAGCTCTCAAAGTTGAAGACTTAAGTTTCCATGTGATCAAAAGTACACCGATAAATCCTCAAGTCCAGTGATAAATTCTCACAAGAGGATTATTTTGAAGGAGGACTATCTGTAATTTGTCAGAACTCCTTTGCTTAGATGGGAACAAGTAAAACATCTTGTACCTCATTCAACGCAAGGCTTAAGTTATCATCTCTAAAATCCATCTCAAGGTCATTATTTAAGCTTTTTAATACTTTGTGTCCAACTTTTAAAGTCATGAGTACCTTTAAGGATTTTGCAACAAGGTTAAAATAAGCTTCTGTGAATACTGTTAGTTCCATCAAATGCTCTTTTCCTTGTAGAAAATATGCTCTACAGTCGAAGCCAGTGAACGATCCGTAGAGAAACTTTTAGCAGAAGTGAGCCAATTAAAAGAAGaagtaaagaggaaaaagcagcGAAGTTGTTTAGGTAAGTAGGTTAAATAAATGCCAATCTTAGCAAGACTTACAAAGATGATTCAGTTGTCAGAAGCACAAAACACTGCTGAACTTGAGGCAGCCAAAACAGTAGAAGTGTGCAAGAGGGACTGCAActctagtttgtttttttcccccccccaggagaaaacagaaactaCCCAGAAGAACCAAAGGAGAACGTTCTCCTTTGTCAGGCACTGCAAACATTTTTCCCCAATTCTGGACTTCAGGCATGCATTGTTTCCTTTAAAGGCCAACAGATATCCAAGAACTGCTGTAACATTGACCATAATATTAACGTCATGGACAAACTGACTCTCATGGTAGAGGAAAGAGACTTCACTGAAGCTGAAACAAGACACCTAACCAAGCGTAAAGTCAGAGGGACCACAACAGGATCAAAGTCATTCAAGAAATCCAGATCGCTGCAACTTCACCAAAAATTACTTCGAGACCAAGAGGACAGTGACCAGGAAAGGAAGATTATGCTGAGTAGCACTGAAACAGATGAGGACATGTTGGAAAAAATTACAGACACCAATGAATACCCACAATCTCCTACTTTCTGATCTGTCAATGATTTATCCAGGTGACTTTGCACCTAAAGCTACTGACAGGATATTCAAGTGACATATCAATTTATAGTACTGCAGGGATTTAAAAACCAGTGCATTTTTGCAGGACATACAGAGATGACATTCCCTTGTTTTGCCTTCCAGAGTTAAATCTGTATTCACTCTCAGGGTTTAAAGACAATGCTAGTGGGATGTTAGCAGTCATATAACCCTGTCACATACTGCCTTGGAGTAAGACAACTTCAAGCTGCTGTTGAAGCAGTACTACCCTTCCCTCAGCAGACGATGCAGGGAGAGTCGAATACAGGTATCACACTTAACAGAACAAGCTGTCTACATAACTTGTCACaatttaaatgctttcatttatcCTTAGCTATCTACTACttgtttattttctcccccttccaATCCATCAAGGGAAAAACCGCCACCTGAACTTTATCAAGACCTGTGAGTGGAGGAAGTGGTCCACACAGGTGCCGATTTCTGCTATTGCTTTCGTATTTCATACTTCCTTCGGACAATTTTAGAGACTTGACACTTCATAAAAAAGCATCTGACATCCACCCTTCAGTCAGTGATGCATTATGCTAGCCAACCACATTTCCAGTAAACAAGGATAGAAACATGAAAAGTAGTTTTA encodes:
- the ABRAXAS1 gene encoding BRCA1-A complex subunit Abraxas 1 isoform X2 — its product is MEGESTSALLSGFVFGALAFQHLSTDSDTEGFLLGDVKGEAKNSITDSQMDDVEVVYTIDIQKHIPCYQLFSFYNSAGELNELALKKILSGCKKNVIGWYKFRRNTDQTMTFRERLLHKNLQSHLSNQGLVFLLLTSSVMTESCSTYRLEHALHRPQEGLFQKVPLVVTNLGMAEQQGYRTVSGSCISSGFVRAVRQHRSEFFYEDGSLQEVHKINKMYATLQEELKKICSTVEASERSVEKLLAEVSQLKEEVKRKKQRSCLGQQISKNCCNIDHNINVMDKLTLMVEERDFTEAETRHLTKRKVRGTTTGSKSFKKSRSLQLHQKLLRDQEDSDQERKIMLSSTETDEDMLEKITDTNEYPQSPTF
- the ABRAXAS1 gene encoding BRCA1-A complex subunit Abraxas 1 isoform X1 — encoded protein: MEGESTSALLSGFVFGALAFQHLSTDSDTEGFLLGDVKGEAKNSITDSQMDDVEVVYTIDIQKHIPCYQLFSFYNSAGELNELALKKILSGCKKNVIGWYKFRRNTDQTMTFRERLLHKNLQSHLSNQGLVFLLLTSSVMTESCSTYRLEHALHRPQEGLFQKVPLVVTNLGMAEQQGYRTVSGSCISSGFVRAVRQHRSEFFYEDGSLQEVHKINKMYATLQEELKKICSTVEASERSVEKLLAEVSQLKEEVKRKKQRSCLGENRNYPEEPKENVLLCQALQTFFPNSGLQACIVSFKGQQISKNCCNIDHNINVMDKLTLMVEERDFTEAETRHLTKRKVRGTTTGSKSFKKSRSLQLHQKLLRDQEDSDQERKIMLSSTETDEDMLEKITDTNEYPQSPTF